Proteins from a single region of Pseudopedobacter saltans DSM 12145:
- the rpoC gene encoding DNA-directed RNA polymerase subunit beta' — MSYKKDNKIKSNFTSITISLSSPEAILERSSGEVLKPETINYRTYKPERDGLFCERIFGPVKDYECHCGKYKRIRYKGIVCDRCGVEVTEKKVRRERMGHINLVVPVAHIWYFRSLPNKIGYLLGLPTKKLDLIIYYERYVVIQSGIMEEQGIQYMDFLTEEEYLDVLDKLPKENQYLDDKDPQKFVAKMGAEALEDLLRRLDLDQLSYDLRHQAANETSQQRKNEALKRLQVVEAFRGSRSRIENNPEWMIVKIVPVIPPELRPLVPLEGGRFATSDLNDLYRRVIIRNNRLKRLMEIKAPEVILRNEKRMLQEAVDSLFDNSRKVNAVKTEGNRALKSLSDILKGKQGRFRQNLLGKRVDYSGRSVIVVGPTLKLHECGLPKDMAAELFKPFIIRKMIERGVVKTVKSAKKIVDRKDPLVWDILENVLKGHPVLLNRAPTLHRLGIQAFQPKLVEGKAIQLHPLVCTAFNADFDGDQMAVHVPLGNAAVLEAQILMLAAHNILNPANGTPVTVPSQDMVLGLYYMTKGRRTDESRVVKGEGSTFYSAEEVIIAFNEKQIDLHAFIKVKANVKEKDGSFVSKMIETTVGRVLFNEVVPDEVGYINDLLTKKSLRDIIGFVVKETGMARAAQFLDDIKTMGFQSAFKGGLSFNLKDVNIPVEKHTLLEQAREEVDEVMTNYNMGFITNNERYNQIIDIWTRINNRLTNHVMTQLSNDNQGFNSVYMMLDSGARGSKEQIRQLAGMRGLMAKPQKSGSGGEIIENPILSNFKEGLSVLEYFISTHGARKGLADTALKTADAGYLTRRLHDVAQDMVVNNEDCGTLRGIFTTALKDNEDIVEPLYERILGRTSLHDVYHPVTNELLVAANQDITEEIAKEIEESPLEGIEIRSVLTCESSKGVCASCYGRNLASGKRVQLGEAVGVIAAQSIGEPGTQLTLRTFHVGGTASNIAAESQITAKFDGIIEFENIRSVEYQTEEEKVDVVLGRSGEFKIIDPNTNRVIMTNNIPYGSYLFVKEGAKVSKGDKICSWDPYNAVIISEFSGKVVYESIIEGVTFREESDEQTGHREKVIIDTRDKTKNPVVKIVDKKGGSVREYNIPVGAHVIVEEGDEVVMGEILAKIPRTTGKTRDITGGLPRVTELFEARNPSNPAVVTEIDGVVTLGGVKRGNREVTIESRDGQVKKYLVPLAKHILVQDNDFIKAGMPLSDGAISPSDILAIKGPAAVQEYLVNGIQEVYRLQGVKINDKHFETIVHQMMQKVMIDDAGDTKFLEKEAVDRFDFSIENDNIFDKMVVEDPGDSNVLKPGQIISVRRLRDENSQLKRRDLKLVSAREARPATASPMLQGITRASLGTKSFISAASFQETTKVLNEAAIAGKRDDLLGLKENVIVGHLIPSGTGLRDYERIIVGSQEEYDKLMASKEEVDA, encoded by the coding sequence ATGTCTTACAAAAAGGATAATAAAATAAAAAGTAATTTCACCTCGATTACTATCAGTTTGTCTTCTCCAGAAGCAATTCTGGAAAGATCAAGTGGTGAGGTACTGAAACCAGAAACAATTAACTACAGAACTTATAAACCAGAGAGAGATGGTTTGTTCTGTGAGCGTATTTTTGGTCCGGTAAAAGATTACGAATGTCACTGTGGTAAATACAAAAGAATCCGTTATAAGGGTATCGTTTGTGACCGTTGCGGTGTAGAGGTAACTGAAAAGAAAGTACGCCGTGAGCGTATGGGACACATTAACCTTGTGGTTCCTGTTGCACACATCTGGTATTTCAGATCATTACCTAATAAAATCGGATACCTTTTAGGTCTTCCTACAAAAAAATTAGATTTGATTATCTACTACGAGCGTTATGTAGTTATTCAATCTGGTATTATGGAAGAGCAAGGAATTCAGTATATGGATTTCTTAACTGAAGAAGAGTATCTGGATGTTTTGGATAAATTACCTAAAGAAAACCAATATTTAGATGACAAAGATCCTCAGAAATTTGTTGCTAAAATGGGAGCTGAGGCTTTAGAGGATTTATTGAGACGTTTAGACTTGGATCAATTGTCTTATGACTTACGTCACCAGGCAGCAAACGAAACTTCTCAACAACGTAAGAACGAAGCATTAAAACGTTTACAGGTTGTAGAAGCTTTCCGTGGTTCTAGATCAAGAATTGAGAATAATCCTGAGTGGATGATCGTTAAGATTGTTCCGGTTATTCCACCGGAGTTGCGTCCGTTGGTGCCTTTAGAGGGTGGACGTTTTGCAACTTCAGATTTGAATGATCTTTACCGTCGTGTTATCATCCGTAACAATCGTTTGAAAAGACTGATGGAGATTAAGGCTCCGGAAGTTATCTTACGTAACGAGAAGCGTATGTTGCAAGAAGCGGTTGACTCTTTATTCGATAACTCGAGAAAAGTGAATGCCGTTAAGACTGAAGGTAACAGAGCATTAAAATCTTTATCAGATATTTTAAAAGGTAAGCAAGGTCGTTTCCGTCAGAACTTATTAGGTAAACGTGTTGACTATTCTGGTCGTTCGGTTATCGTGGTAGGTCCTACATTGAAACTTCACGAGTGTGGTTTACCTAAAGATATGGCAGCTGAATTGTTTAAGCCATTCATCATTCGTAAAATGATTGAAAGAGGTGTGGTTAAAACAGTAAAATCTGCAAAGAAAATTGTTGATAGAAAAGATCCGCTAGTATGGGATATTTTGGAGAATGTGTTAAAAGGACATCCGGTTCTTCTGAACAGGGCTCCTACACTTCACCGTTTGGGTATCCAGGCTTTTCAGCCAAAATTGGTTGAGGGTAAGGCTATTCAATTACATCCATTAGTATGTACTGCATTCAACGCCGACTTTGACGGTGACCAGATGGCTGTTCACGTTCCACTTGGTAACGCAGCTGTTTTGGAAGCCCAAATTTTGATGTTGGCGGCACATAATATCTTGAATCCTGCCAATGGTACTCCGGTAACCGTACCTTCTCAAGACATGGTTCTTGGTCTTTATTATATGACTAAAGGCCGTAGAACTGATGAGTCTCGAGTAGTGAAAGGTGAGGGTTCTACCTTCTACTCTGCAGAAGAGGTAATTATTGCATTTAATGAAAAACAGATTGATCTTCATGCTTTTATTAAAGTAAAAGCTAACGTTAAGGAGAAAGATGGTTCTTTCGTTAGTAAAATGATAGAAACTACAGTAGGCCGTGTGTTATTTAACGAAGTAGTTCCGGATGAGGTAGGTTATATCAACGATTTATTGACGAAGAAATCTTTAAGAGATATCATTGGTTTTGTTGTTAAAGAAACTGGTATGGCAAGAGCTGCACAGTTCCTTGATGATATCAAAACAATGGGATTCCAGTCAGCATTCAAAGGAGGTTTATCTTTCAATCTGAAAGACGTAAACATTCCTGTAGAGAAGCATACATTATTGGAACAAGCTCGCGAAGAAGTTGATGAGGTAATGACTAACTATAACATGGGTTTCATCACTAACAACGAGCGTTATAATCAGATTATCGATATCTGGACTCGTATCAACAACAGATTGACGAACCACGTAATGACTCAATTGTCTAACGATAACCAAGGATTTAACTCAGTTTATATGATGTTGGATTCCGGAGCCCGTGGTTCTAAAGAGCAGATTCGTCAGTTAGCTGGTATGAGGGGATTAATGGCGAAACCTCAGAAATCAGGTTCTGGTGGTGAGATTATTGAGAACCCTATCTTATCTAACTTTAAAGAAGGTTTATCAGTATTAGAGTACTTCATTTCTACTCACGGTGCTCGTAAAGGTCTTGCGGATACGGCATTAAAAACGGCGGATGCGGGTTACTTAACTCGTCGTTTACATGATGTTGCCCAAGATATGGTTGTTAATAACGAGGATTGTGGTACATTGAGAGGTATCTTCACTACTGCTTTAAAAGATAACGAGGATATTGTAGAGCCGTTGTACGAAAGAATTTTGGGACGTACGTCTTTACATGATGTTTACCACCCTGTAACTAATGAGTTATTGGTGGCCGCTAATCAAGATATTACAGAAGAGATTGCTAAAGAAATTGAGGAGTCTCCGCTAGAAGGTATCGAAATTCGTTCGGTATTAACTTGTGAGTCTTCTAAAGGCGTTTGTGCATCTTGTTATGGACGTAACTTAGCGTCTGGTAAACGTGTTCAGTTAGGTGAGGCAGTAGGAGTTATTGCAGCACAATCTATCGGTGAGCCTGGTACCCAGTTAACACTTCGTACATTCCACGTCGGTGGTACCGCATCTAACATTGCAGCTGAATCTCAAATTACGGCTAAATTTGATGGTATCATTGAATTTGAAAATATCAGATCGGTTGAATACCAAACTGAAGAAGAAAAAGTTGATGTAGTATTAGGTCGTTCTGGTGAGTTCAAAATCATAGATCCAAATACGAACAGGGTGATCATGACAAACAATATTCCTTATGGTTCTTACTTATTCGTAAAAGAAGGAGCTAAGGTATCTAAAGGAGATAAAATTTGTTCATGGGATCCATATAACGCGGTAATTATTTCTGAATTCTCTGGTAAAGTTGTTTATGAGTCTATTATAGAAGGTGTAACTTTCCGTGAAGAGTCTGACGAACAAACTGGACACAGAGAAAAAGTAATTATCGATACAAGGGATAAAACTAAGAACCCTGTTGTTAAAATAGTTGACAAAAAAGGTGGTTCTGTTAGAGAATACAACATCCCGGTAGGTGCACACGTTATCGTGGAAGAGGGAGATGAAGTAGTTATGGGTGAAATCTTAGCTAAGATTCCTCGTACCACTGGAAAAACCCGAGATATTACGGGTGGTTTACCTCGTGTAACTGAGTTGTTCGAGGCTAGAAATCCTTCGAATCCAGCTGTAGTAACCGAGATTGATGGTGTTGTGACCTTAGGTGGTGTTAAACGTGGTAACCGAGAGGTAACTATCGAATCAAGAGATGGACAAGTTAAGAAGTATTTAGTACCTCTTGCAAAACACATCCTTGTTCAGGATAATGACTTCATCAAAGCGGGTATGCCTTTATCTGACGGTGCTATTTCTCCAAGTGATATTTTGGCTATCAAAGGTCCTGCAGCAGTACAAGAGTATCTAGTAAATGGTATTCAAGAGGTTTACCGTCTGCAAGGTGTGAAAATCAATGATAAGCATTTCGAGACTATCGTTCATCAAATGATGCAGAAAGTAATGATTGATGATGCTGGTGATACTAAATTCTTAGAAAAAGAAGCTGTTGACAGATTTGATTTCTCTATCGAGAATGACAATATCTTCGATAAGATGGTAGTTGAAGATCCGGGAGATTCTAACGTGTTGAAACCGGGACAGATTATTTCTGTAAGAAGATTACGTGATGAGAACTCTCAGTTGAAACGTAGAGATTTGAAATTGGTGTCTGCAAGAGAGGCTCGTCCTGCAACTGCAAGTCCAATGCTTCAAGGTATTACAAGAGCGTCTTTGGGAACTAAATCGTTTATTTCTGCAGCTTCCTTCCAGGAAACTACGAAAGTGTTGAATGAGGCGGCTATCGCCGGTAAACGTGACGATTTATTAGGATTGAAAGAAAACGTAATTGTTGGACACTTAATTCCTTCAGGTACTGGTTTAAGAGACTACGAAAGAATTATTGTAGGTTCTCAAGAGGAGTACGATAAATTAATGGCTTCTAAAGAAGAAGTTGACGCTTAG
- the rpoB gene encoding DNA-directed RNA polymerase subunit beta encodes MANKNNQRINFAQSKHVIDYPDFLDVQIQSFKEFFQLETTSDNRHTEGLFQVFAENFPISDSRNIFVLEFLDYFIDPPRYDIQECIERGLTYSVPLKAKLRLSCNDEEHEDFETIVQDVYLGTIPYMTPKGTFVINGAERVIVSQLHRSPGVFFGVSRHTNGTKLYSARVIPFKGSWIEFATDVNNVMYAYIDRKKKFPVTTLLRAIGYDADKDILEIFDLADEVKVSKSGLKKYVGRKLAARVLKKWVEDFVDEDTGEVVSIDRNEIILERETILEDDHIDMIVDAGVKTLILSKEDSNSGDYTIIYNTLQKDTSNSAKEAVEHIYRQLRNAEPPDEETARGIIDRLFFSDKRYDLGDVGRYRINRKLQLDTPEETKVLTKEDIIAIVKYLIKLINSKEEVDDIDHLSNRRVRTVGEQLYAQFGVGLSRMARTIRERMNIRDNEVFTPTDLINARTLSSVINSFFGTNQLSQFMDQTNPLAEITHKRRLSALGPGGLSRERAGFEVRDVHYTHYGRLCTIETPEGPNIGLISSLCVHAKINNLGFIETPYRKVVEGKVSVNEPVIYLSAEDEDAKTIAQANAQYDDKGNFIDEKVKARYEGDFPVIEPEKLDYMDVSPNQITSIAASLIPFLEHDDANRALMGSNMQRQAVPLLRPEAPIVGTGLEGRVASDSRTLINAEGNGIVEYVDANQITIKYDRNEDDELVSFDGESKTYNLIKFKKTNQSTCINLKPIVRKGERVVKGQVLCEGYATENGELALGRNLKVAFMPWQGYNFEDAIVISERVVSQDIFTSVHIEEFELEVRDTKRGEEELTPDIPNVSEEATKDLDENGIIRVGAEVKEGDILIGKITPKGESDPSPEEKLLRAIFGDKAGDVKDASLKTPPSINGVVIDTKLFSRAKKTSKAEEKSQLDKLEAKHEKAVRELRETLVDKLFNIVNGKTSQGVYNVYKELLIAKGVKFTQKLLMELDYNHINPTKWTTDEDKNELIKALLHNYGIKVNEELGAYRRDKFAISVGDELPSGIVQMAKVYVAKKRKLKVGDKMAGRHGNKGIVARIVRDEDMPFLADGTPVDIVLNPLGVPSRMNLGQIYETILGWAGKELGLKFATPIFDGASQEEVEDYIKKAGIPESGRTYLHDGLTGERFDQPTTVGIIYMLKLGHMVDDKMHARSIGPYSLITQQPLGGKAQFGGQRFGEMEVWALEAFGAANILQEILTVKSDDVVGRAKTYEAIVKGENLPTPGVPESFNVLVHELRGLGLDITLD; translated from the coding sequence TTGGCAAACAAAAACAATCAAAGGATCAATTTTGCGCAAAGCAAACACGTAATTGATTATCCTGATTTTCTGGATGTGCAAATCCAATCGTTCAAGGAATTCTTTCAGTTAGAAACTACATCAGATAATCGTCACACAGAAGGATTATTTCAAGTATTCGCTGAAAACTTCCCAATCTCAGATTCAAGAAACATTTTCGTTTTAGAATTTTTAGATTATTTTATTGATCCACCTAGATACGACATTCAAGAATGTATCGAGCGTGGACTAACTTACAGTGTTCCTTTAAAAGCTAAGTTACGTTTATCATGTAACGATGAGGAGCATGAAGATTTCGAGACAATCGTTCAGGATGTTTATTTAGGTACAATTCCTTATATGACTCCTAAAGGAACGTTTGTAATTAATGGAGCTGAGCGTGTTATTGTATCTCAATTACATCGTTCTCCAGGTGTGTTCTTCGGTGTAAGCAGACATACAAACGGAACGAAGCTTTATTCGGCTCGTGTTATTCCTTTCAAGGGATCCTGGATTGAATTTGCTACAGACGTTAATAACGTGATGTATGCATATATCGATCGTAAGAAAAAGTTTCCGGTTACTACGTTACTAAGAGCAATTGGCTATGACGCTGATAAAGATATCTTAGAAATTTTTGATTTGGCTGATGAAGTTAAAGTTAGCAAGTCGGGTCTTAAAAAATATGTAGGACGTAAGTTAGCTGCCAGGGTTCTTAAAAAATGGGTAGAGGATTTCGTGGATGAGGATACAGGTGAAGTAGTTTCTATTGATAGAAATGAAATTATCCTTGAAAGAGAGACAATCTTAGAAGATGATCATATTGATATGATTGTTGATGCTGGTGTTAAAACTTTGATTTTATCAAAAGAAGATAGCAACAGCGGAGACTATACTATCATTTATAATACTTTGCAGAAAGATACGTCTAACTCTGCAAAAGAAGCGGTTGAGCATATCTACCGTCAATTGCGTAACGCAGAACCACCTGATGAGGAAACAGCGAGAGGTATTATCGATAGATTATTCTTCTCTGACAAACGTTATGATTTAGGTGATGTTGGTCGTTACAGAATTAATAGGAAATTACAGTTAGATACTCCAGAGGAGACAAAAGTTCTAACTAAAGAGGATATTATTGCGATTGTTAAATATCTGATCAAATTAATCAACTCTAAAGAAGAGGTGGATGATATCGATCACTTATCTAACCGTCGTGTACGTACTGTGGGTGAACAGTTGTATGCTCAATTCGGAGTAGGTCTGTCTCGTATGGCAAGAACTATTCGCGAGCGTATGAACATTCGCGATAACGAAGTATTTACACCTACGGACTTGATTAACGCCCGTACTTTATCTTCAGTAATCAATTCTTTCTTTGGAACTAATCAGTTATCTCAATTTATGGATCAAACGAATCCATTAGCGGAGATTACACACAAACGCCGTTTATCTGCGTTAGGTCCTGGTGGTTTATCAAGAGAGAGAGCTGGTTTCGAGGTTCGTGACGTTCACTATACGCACTACGGTCGTTTATGTACCATTGAAACGCCAGAGGGTCCAAACATCGGTTTGATTTCTTCTCTTTGTGTACATGCTAAGATTAATAACTTAGGTTTCATAGAAACTCCGTATCGTAAAGTAGTAGAAGGTAAAGTTTCGGTTAATGAGCCGGTAATTTACTTAAGTGCTGAGGATGAAGATGCGAAAACTATCGCTCAGGCTAATGCTCAGTACGATGATAAGGGTAACTTCATTGATGAAAAAGTAAAAGCAAGATATGAGGGTGACTTCCCGGTAATCGAACCTGAAAAGTTAGATTATATGGACGTTTCTCCAAATCAGATTACTTCTATTGCAGCATCGTTGATTCCTTTCCTTGAGCATGATGATGCGAACAGGGCTTTGATGGGATCTAACATGCAGCGTCAGGCTGTTCCTTTATTAAGACCTGAAGCTCCAATTGTAGGTACTGGATTAGAAGGACGTGTTGCCTCTGACTCCCGTACTTTGATTAATGCGGAAGGTAATGGTATAGTAGAGTATGTTGATGCAAATCAAATCACTATTAAATACGACAGAAACGAAGACGATGAATTGGTTTCTTTTGATGGTGAGTCTAAAACATATAACTTAATTAAGTTTAAGAAAACGAATCAGAGTACCTGTATCAACTTGAAACCTATCGTGAGAAAAGGTGAAAGAGTTGTTAAAGGTCAGGTTCTTTGTGAGGGTTATGCTACAGAAAACGGAGAATTAGCTTTAGGTAGAAACTTAAAAGTTGCTTTCATGCCTTGGCAGGGATACAACTTTGAGGATGCGATCGTAATCTCTGAACGTGTAGTGTCTCAGGATATCTTCACTTCGGTACATATCGAAGAATTTGAATTGGAAGTACGTGATACCAAACGTGGTGAAGAGGAATTAACACCAGATATTCCTAACGTTTCTGAAGAGGCTACTAAAGATCTTGATGAGAACGGAATTATCAGAGTTGGTGCAGAGGTTAAAGAAGGTGATATCTTAATAGGTAAAATTACTCCTAAGGGAGAATCAGATCCTTCGCCAGAGGAGAAACTATTAAGAGCAATCTTTGGAGATAAAGCAGGTGACGTAAAAGACGCTTCTTTAAAAACTCCACCTTCAATTAACGGCGTAGTTATTGACACTAAATTGTTCTCGAGAGCTAAGAAAACTTCTAAAGCAGAGGAAAAATCTCAATTAGACAAGTTAGAAGCAAAACATGAAAAAGCTGTAAGAGAGTTACGCGAGACTTTAGTTGATAAATTATTCAACATTGTTAATGGAAAAACTTCTCAGGGCGTTTATAATGTGTATAAGGAATTATTAATAGCTAAAGGTGTTAAATTTACTCAAAAGCTATTGATGGAGCTTGATTACAACCACATCAATCCAACCAAATGGACTACTGATGAGGATAAGAACGAGCTGATTAAAGCCTTACTTCATAACTATGGAATCAAGGTTAATGAAGAGCTGGGTGCTTATAGAAGAGATAAGTTTGCTATCAGCGTAGGAGATGAGCTTCCATCAGGTATCGTACAAATGGCTAAAGTTTATGTAGCTAAGAAACGTAAACTAAAAGTTGGGGATAAAATGGCGGGACGTCACGGTAATAAAGGTATCGTAGCGCGTATCGTTCGTGATGAGGACATGCCTTTCTTAGCAGACGGAACACCGGTTGATATCGTATTGAATCCACTAGGGGTACCTTCTCGTATGAACCTTGGACAGATTTACGAAACTATCTTAGGTTGGGCTGGTAAAGAATTAGGATTGAAATTTGCGACTCCAATTTTCGATGGTGCTTCACAAGAAGAGGTAGAAGATTATATCAAGAAAGCAGGTATTCCAGAATCAGGAAGAACATATCTACATGATGGTTTAACCGGAGAGCGTTTTGATCAGCCTACTACTGTTGGTATCATTTACATGTTGAAATTAGGACACATGGTTGATGATAAGATGCATGCTCGTTCTATCGGTCCTTATTCATTGATTACTCAACAACCTCTTGGTGGTAAAGCACAATTCGGTGGTCAACGTTTTGGTGAGATGGAGGTTTGGGCATTAGAAGCATTCGGTGCTGCTAATATACTTCAGGAAATCTTAACCGTTAAGTCTGATGACGTTGTAGGTAGAGCTAAAACATACGAGGCTATTGTAAAAGGTGAAAACCTTCCAACTCCTGGAGTTCCAGAATCATTCAATGTATTGGTTCACGAATTGAGAGGATTGGGATTAGATATAACATTAGACTAA
- the rplL gene encoding 50S ribosomal protein L7/L12, whose translation MADLKAFAEQLVNLTVKEVNELAQILKDEYGIEPAAAAVAVAAPAAGGEAAAAEEKTSFDVILKEAGGQKLAVVKLVKDLTGLGLKEAKDLVDGAPKELKAGVAKDEAEALKKQLEEAGAVVEIK comes from the coding sequence ATGGCAGATTTAAAAGCGTTTGCTGAACAACTAGTAAACTTAACAGTTAAAGAAGTTAATGAATTAGCTCAAATCTTAAAAGATGAGTATGGTATCGAGCCTGCTGCTGCTGCAGTTGCAGTTGCTGCTCCTGCTGCTGGTGGCGAAGCTGCTGCTGCAGAAGAGAAAACTTCTTTTGATGTAATCTTAAAAGAAGCTGGTGGTCAGAAATTAGCAGTAGTTAAATTAGTTAAAGACTTAACTGGTTTAGGTTTAAAAGAAGCTAAAGACCTAGTTGACGGTGCACCTAAAGAATTAAAAGCTGGTGTTGCTAAAGACGAAGCAGAAGCTCTTAAAAAACAATTAGAAGAAGCAGGAGCTGTTGTTGAGATTAAGTAA
- the rplJ gene encoding 50S ribosomal protein L10 codes for MRKEEKHEVVSALAEQMKEYGNFYITDTSELTVEKINNIRRKCFENNIGMQVVKNTLIKKALEQIDGDVAPLFDALKGASSIMFSITGSAPAKLIQALRKQGDKPVLKAAYIDSTAFIGDNQLATLASLKSREELIGDIIGLLQSPAKNVISGLQSGGNKLAGIVKTLQERG; via the coding sequence ATGAGAAAAGAAGAAAAACACGAAGTTGTTTCTGCTTTAGCTGAACAAATGAAAGAGTATGGTAATTTTTATATTACTGATACTTCTGAATTAACAGTTGAAAAAATCAATAATATTCGCCGTAAATGTTTTGAGAACAACATAGGTATGCAAGTTGTAAAAAACACTTTAATCAAGAAAGCTTTAGAGCAAATTGATGGAGATGTAGCACCTTTGTTCGATGCGCTTAAAGGAGCGTCATCAATCATGTTCTCTATTACTGGAAGTGCACCTGCGAAGCTTATCCAAGCATTGAGAAAACAGGGAGATAAACCAGTTTTAAAAGCAGCATATATTGATTCAACAGCATTCATTGGAGATAATCAGTTAGCTACTTTAGCTAGTCTTAAATCTAGAGAAGAGCTTATTGGGGATATCATTGGATTGCTTCAGTCTCCAGCTAAGAATGTTATTTCTGGCTTACAGTCTGGTGGAAACAAATTGGCAGGAATTGTCAAAACATTACAAGAAAGAGGTTAA